A segment of the Zingiber officinale cultivar Zhangliang chromosome 8B, Zo_v1.1, whole genome shotgun sequence genome:
TTTGCAGCAGTTAAAACCGAATATTCACTACTTGCCGAATGCAAGAACTCAAATATCCTACCAAGGGTCCATGCAGTTGTGTCCTTGACATGACTACTATGGTCTTTCATTGCATTCAGCAAGAACTCAAGTCCAGAATGAACGAGAGGTGCAAGTTTCTTAACAGATGGACCTTCAAGAATTGAACCAAATGCAAAAGTAGCTGCCTCACGGCATCTCCAGTCACCCTTTGTTATATTACTCTCCACAAAAGGCATCACAAGGGGAACAATTGTATCTCCAACAGTCCTTGCAATGAGTCCAAGACAAGTTCCACCAGCCATAGACAAATTCCAGACGCCATCCTCCTGGTCCTGATCTTCCTCTTGCTTTAACAGTGTTTCTAGCATTAAAGGCACAAGCACAGGAAGCGCCTGATTTATGAAATTAGAATGCGGAGAACTTCCAGTATCTTCTTCCTCACTCTCCTCTTGAATCTGAATCTCTTCATCACAAATTGAGCTCCAGAATTCAATGGCTTGAAGAGCAATAGGCTCCTGGTCGCCTCTCACTGcattagaagttaaattaaaaagAGTCTGCATATATGGCTCAAGGTAACCATAATATGTAGAGGCTATCGAAACAAGACACTCGAGAGATGCTTGTCTGATTTCTGGTTCTTTGGCCATAGCAGTCTCACAAACAACTTTCATAATAAAATTCCTCTCTGTCTCATTTTCGAAGTTAGCCTGAGCAAAATCTAGAGCATTGTAGAGAGCTTTAACAGCTGCAAGACGAACTTCAGAACTATGCTCCATTTGGTTCATACCCTGCACAACAGCAGTGAGGACAGCATTTACTTGTTCCTGCTCCAGGTCTTGAGGAGATATCTCCTCACAAACATAGCCCAATGCCTCCAATGTTGCTTGCTTTAATGGAGCAGGGGAATCTGGCTGAGTCATGTTGTTCAGCAGCTTCACTATAAGCTCCTGCCATTCACGTCGGGGTATCTCAATGGATGCAACCTTAGCAATGACCTGACAAGAGGTGTGCCGTGCTTCAGAAACCAGTGATGCAAGTGTCAGCAACAAGGATTCTTTCACTTGGGATTTGATAGATGGATCCATGCTGACCCAACTCTGAGTCAGTTCTTCCCTACGGGCAGCATCCTTTGCATCCAGAGAATTCTTCAGTATAAGACCAGCAAGTCTACGAGATTCAGGAGGCTTATGTTCACTCGATAGCTCAGTGGATAACGAATGGATGAAAAGAGGAAGATTCTGTTGCTGAAACTGCTTAAGGTTTTCTTCAGCTACAGTTCTAATCTGCCCATCAGCAGATTGGGCAGCCAACAGAATCTGGGTAATCTCCATCGCCATATTCAAGGCACTAAAGAACAATAAAGCAACAAATAGAAAACAAAATAATGAGTAAAATAAGAAATTTAATCCAGTGCCTAACCATGATCTACCTGGAGAAAGTTTTCTAATATATCAATTTAATTATAATGTATGGGCGCTTAATGATGCAACAAACTATTCAGTAAATGACATTTTACTTAGCTTTATGCTTAACAATGTAGTTGAGAGAAATCAATATCAATTTTTCTATGCACACATAAAAGCTGTAAACTCAAATACAACCTAGAAGTAAGAACGTGTTAGTAATTACCATCACTGTAACGAACAAAACAATGAAGATCAAAAACATATCCGTTTTGTTAAGAAAAGTAAATTCCCAGTtcatatcttctaagatcaatAACAATCTAGATGTATGCATGACGTGCTAGTACTGATCATCATTGTAACTAACAAAATAAATATCAAAGAAAACATCagttttgctaaaaatattctaaGACCAGAAAGACCAATGCAAATCCAATAGACAAGATAGTTTACTTGCTCAAAATATCCTGATTGGGACATTCAAAAGAATAGTAATCAACAAGCCAGTGAGAATCCATACATACCCAAACCAACTCGGAATGAAgtgaaaaagtttaaaaaaaaaaaaaaaaaaaaaaaaagggacagCTGCAATGAAATTCTTGCATGTAAGTAAAAAAGAAAGTATTACGCGAAATGTGTATGAACCTCAGGCCCTGAACCGGACTTCTATGCCACCGTCGCCAGTGTTATTGCATGtaagtaaaataaataatattcagCGAAGGAAATGTGTAAAACCCTAGCCCCTAAACCGAACTATTATGATGAAGTAGCCAATGCACATACAAAATTAAGCCCTCGTTGAATAAACAAAACCGCCACAAAGTGCATCCACATTCTAGTACAAATACTTGCTCAAACAAAGAAACAACTAGAAATAAACTGCGACAAAGTAGATATGGATCCGCCACCGACATGAACGAttgcaagcaaaaaaaaaaaagaagaagaagaagaaagaaatcgcAAACATAGAAACCATGAAATGGATATGAAAATTTAGAATCCGATCGGTTCGTAAAGAAACCCTAAGTCGGAGGGCGGAGAGCGATACCTTAACTGTAATCAAAAGGGAACAAAGACGAGCGGGGCCACAGATCGGAGGAGAAGATTAAGTGCAGCCTGGGATCGTGGCTTCGATCTAGCGGTCCCTAACTCTAACCTCCCCGTGCGATTTGGGAAGGAAGAAGCCGTGGATGCGAAACTTTTATAGAAGGGTCTTGTAAGCGAATAGAACGGGGCCAGGGAAGCGGGAGCAGCAAACCCTAATTTCCTTTTTCAAATCGCTCGATCCTCATTAGTCAATGGATTCGAATCCGAATCCGAATCCGATTAGCTGAAATGGGCCGTCCCTGTTAAGCCCAGGATGATAATTACTGGACCAGGGTGCAAAACTAACTGTACCCAAACAACACTGAGAACCTGTTTTAAGATC
Coding sequences within it:
- the LOC122015555 gene encoding importin subunit beta-1-like, producing MAMEITQILLAAQSADGQIRTVAEENLKQFQQQNLPLFIHSLSTELSSEHKPPESRRLAGLILKNSLDAKDAARREELTQSWVSMDPSIKSQVKESLLLTLASLVSEARHTSCQVIAKVASIEIPRREWQELIVKLLNNMTQPDSPAPLKQATLEALGYVCEEISPQDLEQEQVNAVLTAVVQGMNQMEHSSEVRLAAVKALYNALDFAQANFENETERNFIMKVVCETAMAKEPEIRQASLECLVSIASTYYGYLEPYMQTLFNLTSNAVRGDQEPIALQAIEFWSSICDEEIQIQEESEEEDTGSSPHSNFINQALPVLVPLMLETLLKQEEDQDQEDGVWNLSMAGGTCLGLIARTVGDTIVPLVMPFVESNITKGDWRCREAATFAFGSILEGPSVKKLAPLVHSGLEFLLNAMKDHSSHVKDTTAWTLGRIFEFLHSASSEYSVLTAANLPRIIAVLLESIRDAPNVAEKVCGAIYFLAQGYEGGDSSSSLLTPYLGDIVTALLSTADRADTSNPRLRSSAYETLNELVRCSNLRETSSMVAQLLLEIMNRLSKTLELQIVSSDDREKQSDLQALLCGVLQVIIQKLSNSDETSSIINQYADQMMILFLQVFACRSSTVHEEAMLALGALAYATGPQFAKYMQEFYKYLEMGLQNFEEYQVCSISVGVVGDICRALDDKILPYCDGIVSQLLKNLSDPVLHRSVKPPIFSCFGDIALAIGEHFEKYIPYVIPMLQGAADHCSELSPDDDDMQEYGNQLRRGIFEAYSGILQGFKSSKAALMVPHANRLLKFIEAVVSDKFRDEEVTKAAVAVLGDLADALGPNTKVLLKDHTFHVELLGECIQSDNDQLKETAVWTQGMIQRVLVS